The Benincasa hispida cultivar B227 chromosome 11, ASM972705v1, whole genome shotgun sequence genome has a segment encoding these proteins:
- the LOC120090411 gene encoding scarecrow-like protein 9, which translates to MTPNRELRKSGHYIGNHSFGIQAQEGTHGRPRFQNTILSHDFQDFNCLLPNPLPSNIASSSSIITSSSNGTSHEEDYLEDCDFSDAVLTFINQILMEEDMEDKTCMLQDSLDLQAAEKSFYDVLGKKYPPSPEPNRSLANQYSDSLNEERCGDSSNYLNGYSNTSSCGDDNLFQTLSENVIQIRSTLGDTISPSSNSSSNSIASGADGWVDFSNNTIQVPEPNNRSQSIWQFQKGFEEASKFLPSGNKLCLDSEFNGSATQGPDEGTSQIYLKAARKDQRNILSLESRGKKNPHDENGDLEEERSNKLAAVFTESTLRSKMFDIVLLCSAGEGHERLVSFRQELLNAKIKSMVQNGQLKVSNGGRGRRKKQSGKKEVVDLRTLLISCAQAVAADDHRNASELLKQVRQHASPFGDGSQRLASCFADGLEARLAGTGSQIYKGLINKRTSAADVLKAYHLYLAACPFRKISNFTSNRTIMIAAENATKLHVIDFGILYGFQWPTLIQRLSWRKGGPPKLRITGIEFPQPGFRPAERVEETGRRLAAYAESFNVPFEYNAIAKKWETITVEDLNIDQDEFLVVNCLYRAKNLLDESVAAESARNIVLKLIHKISPNLFISGVVNGAYNAPFFVTRFREALFHFSAIFDMLETVVPREDWERMLLEREVFGREALNVIACEGWERVERPETYKQWQFRIMRAGFVQLPFVPEIFSRAVEKVRSSYHRDFLIDEDSRWILQGWKGRIIYAISAWKPSVE; encoded by the coding sequence ATGACCCCAAATAGAGAACTTAGAAAGTCGGGTCATTACATAGGTAATCATTCTTTTGGGATTCAAGCACAAGAGGGCACCCATGGGAGGCCTAGATTTCAGAATACCATTTTGAGTCATGACTTTCAAGATTTTAATTGCCTTCTCCCCAATCCATTACCGAGTAACATAGCCTCAAGTTCCAGTATTATAACCTCATCTTCTAATGGTACGAGTCATGAGGAAGATTATCTGGAAGATTGCGATTTTTCTGATGCTGTTTTGACATTCATAAATCAGATTCTCATGGAAGAAGATATGGAGGACAAGACATGCATGCTTCAAGATTCTTTGGATCTTCAAGCCGCTGAGAAATCATTCTATGATGTCCTCGGAAAAAAGTATCCTCCTTCCCCAGAGCCAAATAGATCTCTGGCCAATCAGTACAGTGATAGCTTGAATGAAGAACGTTGTGGAGATAGTAGTAATTACCTGAATGGTTACAGTAATACTTCTTCTTGTGGTGATGATAACCTCTTTCAAACTCTGAGTGAAAATGTAATTCAAATCAGAAGCACTTTAGGTGATACCATTTCTCCATCATCTAATAGTTCCTCAAATAGTATAGCTAGTGGGGCTGATGGGTGGGTGGACTTCTCGAATAATACAATTCAAGTTCCTGAGCCTAATAACAGAAGCCAGTCTATTTGGCAGTTTCAAAAAGGGTTTGAAGAGGCGAGCAAGTTTTTACCCAGTGGAAACAAGTTGTGTCTTGATTCTGAGTTTAACGGGTCAGCAACTCAGGGTCCGGACGAGGGAACGAGCCAGATATATTTGAAGGCAGCAAGAAAGGATCAGAGGAATATTTTATCACTTGAATCACGTGGAAAAAAGAATCCTCATGATGAGAATGGAGATTTGGAAGAAGAGAGAAGCAACAAGCTAGCAGCTGTATTTACAGAGTCAACCTTGCGATCTAAGATGTTTGATATTGTGTTGCTTTGTAGTGCTGGGGAGGGGCATGAACGGTTAGTTTCATTTCGACAGGAATTACTTAATGCTAAAATCAAAAGCATGGTGCAGAATGGGCAACTAAAAGTGTCTAATGGTGGAAGGGGTCGTCGGAAGAAGCAAAGTGGGAAAAAAGAGGTTGTGGATTTGAGAACTCTTCTAATTAGCTGTGCTCAAGCTGTTGCAGCTGATGACCATAGGAATGCCAGTGAGCTTCTAAAGCAGGTCAGACAACATGCTTCTCCTTTTGGGGATGGAAGTCAGAGGTTGGCTAGTTGTTTTGCTGATGGTCTGGAGGCACGCTTGGCAGGTACTGGTAGCCAGATTTACAAAGgtctaattaataaaagaacATCCGCCGCTGATGTATTGAAAGCTTACCACTTGTACCTTGCTGCATGCCCATTTAGAAAGATCTCTAATTTTACTTCAAACAGGACTATAATGATTGCTGCAGAGAATGCAACCAAGCTTCATGTCATAGATTTTGGTATCCTTTACGGTTTCCAGTGGCCGACTTTAATCCAGAGATTGTCATGGAGAAAAGGTGGACCTCCAAAACTTCGAATCACTGGAATTGAATTTCCCCAGCCTGGGTTTCGTCCTGCAGAGAGAGTTGAGGAGACAGGGCGTCGTTTGGCAGCCTATGCAGAGAGTTTCAATGTGCCGTTTGAGTATAATGCTATAGCAAAAAAATGGGAAACTATTACTGTCGAAGATCTCAATATTGATCAAGACGAGTTCCTAGTTGTTAACTGTTTGTATCGAGCAAAAAATTTGCTTGATGAAAGTGTTGCCGCAGAGAGTGCTAGAAATATTGTTCTTAAATTGATACACAAAATTAGTCCTAACTTATTTATCAGTGGCGTTGTCAATGGGGCATACAATGCTCCTTTCTTTGTTACCCGATTTCGAGAGGCTTTGTTTCATTTTTCTGCTATTTTTGATATGCTTGAAACTGTTGTACCTCGCGAGGATTGGGAGAGAATGCTGTTGGAGAGAGAGGTCTTTGGCAGGGAGGCTTTAAATGTTATAGCATGTGAGGGATGGGAGAGAGTGGAAAGACCAGAAACATACAAGCAGTGGCAATTTCGGATCATGAGGGCTGGATTTGTGCAACTGCCTTTTGTTCCTGAGATTTTCTCGAGAGCGGTTGAAAAGGTACGATCAAGTTACCACAGAGATTTTCTGATTGATGAAGATAGCAGATGGATACTTCAGGGATGGAAAGGTCGAATTATATATGCCATTTCTGCATGGAAACCTTCTGTGGAGTAA
- the LOC120089818 gene encoding suppressor of disruption of TFIIS-like has translation MEYENRFRQAQRPKYDCLLFDLDDTLYPLSSGIAASCLQNIKDYMVEKLGIEQRKIPDLCNLLYKNYGTTMAGLRAIGYDFDYDEYHRFVHGRLPYDNLKPDPVLRSLLLSLPYRKVIFTNADKIHAVKVLKKLGLEDCFQGIICFETLNPTNKNFVSDDKDELECFGTNPIPSDSEIFDIIGYFLQPNPGMELPKTPIICKPSEAAIERALKIAGLNPQRTLFFEDSVRNIQAGKRVGLDTVLIGTSQRVKGADYALESIHNLREGIPELWNVEIKSEMGYAGKVAVETSVTA, from the exons ATGGAATACGAGAACCGGTTCAGGCAGGCTCAGAGACCCAAATATGATTGTCTTCTTTTTG ATTTAGATGACACCCTGTATCCCTTGAGTTCTGGCATTGCAGCTTCATGCCTACAGAATATCAAAG ATTACATGGTTGAAAAACTGGGGATCGAGCAGAGAAAAATCCCTGACCTGTGCAATTTACTGTACAAGAACTATGGAACAACCATGGCAGGTCTGAGG gcaATTGGCTATGATTTTGATTATGATGAGTACCACCGTTTTGTTCATGGAAGACTTCCTTATGATAATCTAAAGCCTGATCCTGTTCTAAGGAGTCTTCTGTTAAGCCTGCCTTATAGGAAAGTT ATCTTTACAAATGCTGACAAGATCCATGCAGTTAAAGTTCTTAAAAAACTTGGATTAGAAGACTGTTTTCAAGGGATTATCTGCTTTGAAACCCTGAATCCAACCAATAAGAACTTTGTTTCAGATGATAAAGATGAACTTGAATGTTTTGGAACCAATCCAATCCCATCTGACTCAGAAATCTTTGACATAATTGGTTACTTTCTTCAACCCAATCCTGGGATGGAATTACCAAAAACTCCCATCATTTGCAAACCATCAGAGGCTGCCATTGAAAGAGCTCTCAAAATTGCAGGCCTAAACCCTCAGAGAACT CTGTTCTTTGAAGACAGTGTTCGAAACATACAAGCTGGGAAGCGCGTCGGGCTCGACACTGTCTTG ATTGGCACTTCACAGAGAGTTAAAGGAGCAGACTATGCCTTGGAAAGCATCCATAATCTTAGGGAAGGAATTCCTGAGCTTTGGAATGTTGAAATTAAATCAGAAATGGGGTATGCTGGCAAAGTTGCAGTTGAAACTTCAGTGACAGCTTAG